One genomic segment of Chelonia mydas isolate rCheMyd1 chromosome 1, rCheMyd1.pri.v2, whole genome shotgun sequence includes these proteins:
- the LOC102939180 gene encoding olfactory receptor 52N4: MAAFNLTPSDPSTFLLTGIPGLEAAQVWISIPFSMFYIIGLLGNVMLLSVVGKEQTLHKPMYLLLCMLALTDIATPTFIMPKALCIFWFNLKDITVAGCLTQMFFLHMVSVMHSSTLVTMAFDRYVAICNPLRYGTILSNAQIAKLGLVGLIRAVLFILPLPLLLSQQPFCANHIIPHTQCEHIAVVKMACGDITVSRIYGWVLMFVVMGFDLTLIALSYILIIRAILRISSKKAHQKALNTCTVHICVILTYYTPGLFSNLTHRFSQGITPHIHIILADLYLLLPPMLNPIIYGVKTKELRDKVSKYTCRR; this comes from the coding sequence ATGGCAGCTTTCAACCTCACCCCCTCTGACCCTTCAACATTCCTCCTAACGGGCATTCCAGGCCTGGAAGCTGCTCAAGtctggatttccatccctttctccatGTTCTACATTATCGGACTGTTGGGAAATGTCATGCTTCTGTCtgttgtaggcaaagagcagaccctgcacaagccaatgtacctgctgctctgcatgctggcgcTTACAGACATCGCCACACCTACCTTCATCATGCCAaaggcactgtgtatattttggttcaatttgaaagACATTACTGTGGCTGgatgcctcacccagatgttcttcctcCACATGGTTTCTGTTATGCACTCATCCACCCTCGTGACAATGGCCTTCGATCGCTACGTCgccatatgtaaccctctgagatatgGCACCATCCTTAGCAATGCACAAATAGCTAAGCTAGGGCTTGTAGGTTTgataagagctgttctcttcattctgcccCTACCCCTGCTCCTGAGTCAGCAGCCATTCTGTGCAAATCACATTATCCCCCACACACAATGTGAGCACATAGCTGTGGTGAAGATGGCGTGTGGGGACATCACAGTCTCCAGGATCTATGGCTGGGTACTAATGTTTGTAGTTATGGGGTTTGACCTGACGCTCATTGCCCTGTCCTACATTCTGATCATCAGGGCCATCCTCAGAATCTCATCTAAGAAAGCCCACCAAAAAGCCCTCAACACATGCACAGTCCACATCTGTGTGATACTAACATATTACACCCCAGGCCTCTTCTCCAACCTGACACATCGGTTCAGTCAAGGCATCACTCCCCACATTCACATCATCTTGGCAGACCTctatctcctcctccctcccatgcTCAACCCTATAATTTAtggggtcaaaaccaaagagcttcgtgACAAAGTAAGTAAATACACCTGCAGAAGGTGA